In Rhopalosiphum padi isolate XX-2018 chromosome 3, ASM2088224v1, whole genome shotgun sequence, the genomic stretch ATGTGTTTACTGTATACCCTAGTGGGGCCCCAACATACGCAGACGGTGGCCaacacgaaaaatatttttttccctaTGGGCCTACTGGCTACTATCAACCCCTGccgtttttgttattaaaataattaatattataatattatgtcaaaatcACCATTCATCATACATAAATCGTATGATATTCTCATATTACTCTATGGATATTCTAATGCAGGGGCGTCATTTGGGGGGGTGCAGGGTGTACATTTGCaccaacatttttgaaaaacgcCTTCTTTGGCCTGCCAGCAATAAATATAAGCGCCGATATACCTAagtgttataatattcataaattatatatattttatattttttcagtatttaaaaaaaaaaaaatttctataggtactaatgtgttttatttccaaaaataatcAGTAGTGTACTAGTGTGGTTAAATCACTTGTatcatagacataatataaaataataataatataatatgtctgtgGATATATGCTGGTACAGATTTCTTATCACACTCCGGTATCTCCCTACACGTTATAATAAGaaaacaacataatttataattcccaTCAAAAGGgaaaaaattgtctaaaaatagcaaccatagaatattatttgtttacatttttaaccttgtcacaatgttatttattattatttccttccAGTTACCAGTTTACTACCAATGTAAGTACATCGAGTACGATtgatcgtaatataatatataataaaaataataataatatttgcttaatatttaataatatacaacccgACAACCGCTAAATGTCAGTATTTTAGTCTGTTTAGTGGtttcagtttttattaatatattagtgttatatttttgtttttataaatatttattcaactaatagattattattaattattaaaagttttttttttaattttacgagtgtattaagtattttctattatgaacgaaaaaaaaagaaaaggagGTGCAGCTCgattaagagaaaaaaataaaaagcttttATTAACAGCTGGTTCAAACTGTCATAGTTTATTAAGTATGTTTTCTACAATATCTGAAAAGCAGAAACCAGATAATTTTGTAAGTATGACTAAAATGcattcataaatttaatgtgTTCATATGCCCGCAGTATGTGTGACAGTTTATGAACTGTGACTTAAAAGAACCTAATCTATACTAACGTCTATCATATACTTATAACTATCAAGATACATTTTCCAGTGCCCttagttatagtttatttaacttTCAAATTTctcatttaatatacctatctattttgtttttatacataccttagctttatttataatttttgaattaacacagaattatatggtattaatgtattgtatagtattaaagtaataggtacattcttgattctttataatattatttaggaatCTGATAATTTCGCAGAATCTATGAAGAGTCCTGCCAcacttattagtaattatttgaaCAATGAAGAAGGCAAGTTTTTTGAAAAGGAAGAAATAAATGAGACTATTGTTAAATCAACAAAATGTGACACTGAATCTAAGGATTTTAAACCAGAGgtgagttttttatttttttatcacaactTGACATTCAAACCATATATTTTCAGGTTTATGATTTATCAATTTCTAAGTATGATAGTCCAAAACAACCATTACTTGCAagttttccaaaaaataaaaataaaagagcgTTCAATTCAAAATTGTACAAACATTTCAATTGGATTGAATATTCAATTGTAAAAGACCAGGtgtattgttttgtttgtaGACATTTTACATCTACTAATGAACCACAATTTGaacgaacatttttaaataaaggatTCAACTGTTGGCAAAAACAAGCAGAATCATTTAAATACCATGCAAAGACTAATTATCATAAGCTAAACTTTGAAAAGTatactatgtttttaaatttaaaatgtaataaaagttaTTCTTCTGTTGCAAGTGGCATAATACATTCTCGAAAGAAAGAAGTTGAAGATAACCGTCAACATGTTTATTACTTATTGAAAACTACTTTATATTTAGCAAAACAAGGCATACCATTCCGAGGACATGATGAGAGTAAAGAATCATCAAACCGTGGAAATTATATTGAACTCTTAAATATGTTTTGTGatgataatgttaaattaaaattagaatccAGATATGGACATTATACATCTCCCGAGTATCAGAacgattgtattaaaattattgcttCTATCACAAGGTCAAACATAATTCAACAAATTTCACCAATTGGTGCCTTTTCTATTCTTGTGGATGAAACTAAAGACACTAGTAAAAAAGAACAGCTGTCATTTGTAATCAGGTTTGTTGACAATgagtttaatgtttttgaaaaagctTTGGGTTGTTACCACATGGTTAAATGTAATGCTTCAGCTCTTAGTCAAGAAATCCAAAAAATTgtgatagaaaataatttggatATCAACAAGTGCATTGCTCAATGTTATGACGGAGCATCGGTTATGAGTGGAGTGTTCTCGGGAGTACAAAAACGAATAGCAGATGTAGTACCACAAGCTATATTTGTGCATTGCTATGCTCACCGCCTGAACCTTTGTTTAATTCATTCAATTCAAAACAACAGTATTgtggttaatttttttgatacagtcCAGTCTTTGTATAAGTACTTAATGAATGGACATACTCGCtatgaaatttttatgaaaGTTCAAGAGGATAAAAACTTAAAAGCAATTCATTTAGAACGACTTGTGGAAACTAGATGGTCTTACTGGCATACttctttacaaaaaataaaaatgcgtaTTACAGAAATATTAGATGTATTGAAAGTTTTAACTGTGCAAGATGATCAACCAGCAAAAGCTTTAGGCTTACTTAAAGAAGTATCAACATTTCGATTTGTGTTAGTATTGCATATTATGGAAAAACTTCTTGAAGCTATTCATTGTTTATCGTGTGAGTTACAAAACCCAAAAATCTTATTACCAGCAGCTATGGATCTAGTCGATTTAACAAGAAAAGAATTAACAACCCTAAGATCAGATGCAAGTTATTCACTATTATATAACAAAGCTAAAACACATGCTTTAAGCCTTGGTATAACAGTGGAGGAGGAACAAGAAAGAAATACTCGTCTTAGAAGAAAACTGCAACCATCTAAGAAACTTgaagaatattatgtaatgagTACTACTGGGAAATGTGAATCAATGAAATCtcttaaagtgaaaaattttaaatctgaagTTTTTTATTGCTGCATTGACAGGTAAGAATGTTATAAGACTaccatttattatatgaaaattagatTACCTACATTTAGAAATCAACCAGTAACCTTTCTTAAATGTAAATGCAAATTCTTAAAGTAGATATTTCAACTCTATGGTTTAGTTTTTGATGTAAtaacataagtattatttttttcaggttTCTTCAACAGCTGAATGAAAGATTTTCAGAGAAAAGCAAAGATTTGTTTAAGctgtttgaaatttttgatgtaaccagcaataatttttttaatcctaaCTGCCCTCATTTAATATTCTTTACAAACCATTatagttattttcaatttaatgagTCTAAAATGTTATCCGAATTTCCTTCTGCAAAATCCttgattcttaaaaaaaatataaccaatttGAATTTAAGTGACATTATTTCCTGCTTAAAAGATTTTCCAGTTGCTTTTTcagaaacattaaaaataatatctttagtTCTAACTTTACCTATAAGTACAGCTTCTAATGAAAGATTTTTTTCTTCACTTAAGAGAGTCAAGTCTTATATTAGATCAACCATGGGAGATGAACGCTTAAGTGACTTATTGGTGGTTAGTGTGGAGAAAGAAGaggcaaataaaattaatctaaatgatGCTGTagattcattttcaaaattaaaaaatcgaagATATCCGCTAATGTAATatactacctatgtattataattattgctttattataataaatgtttttatttgtgtaaCTAAATggtttgttattaaattgaatttaagttgttaaattaaaattagaagtggaaaatttagaaatatgaattaagtatattgtaaaattttgaaCAAGGGAACCAATAAGACAAATTTCAGGTttagctatattatttattttgagtgTGCAgggataaaaatgtataggttaggttcagataaatattattaaggtgCTTTTTACCCATAAATTTACTTACCAAATACCACTGGTatcagcaatataatataaattcattaaaagtaCCTACACATACTTCttcaaaaaaagtaataatattgtgatgtttttatactaatataggtgacatattaaataaattaaacaaaaattttcagttgtttttgt encodes the following:
- the LOC132925255 gene encoding zinc finger MYM-type protein 1-like, which gives rise to MNEKKRKGGAARLREKNKKLLLTAGSNCHSLLSMFSTISEKQKPDNFESDNFAESMKSPATLISNYLNNEEGKFFEKEEINETIVKSTKCDTESKDFKPEVYDLSISKYDSPKQPLLASFPKNKNKRAFNSKLYKHFNWIEYSIVKDQVYCFVCRHFTSTNEPQFERTFLNKGFNCWQKQAESFKYHAKTNYHKLNFEKYTMFLNLKCNKSYSSVASGIIHSRKKEVEDNRQHVYYLLKTTLYLAKQGIPFRGHDESKESSNRGNYIELLNMFCDDNVKLKLESRYGHYTSPEYQNDCIKIIASITRSNIIQQISPIGAFSILVDETKDTSKKEQLSFVIRFVDNEFNVFEKALGCYHMVKCNASALSQEIQKIVIENNLDINKCIAQCYDGASVMSGVFSGVQKRIADVVPQAIFVHCYAHRLNLCLIHSIQNNSIVVNFFDTVQSLYKYLMNGHTRYEIFMKVQEDKNLKAIHLERLVETRWSYWHTSLQKIKMRITEILDVLKVLTVQDDQPAKALGLLKEVSTFRFVLVLHIMEKLLEAIHCLSCELQNPKILLPAAMDLVDLTRKELTTLRSDASYSLLYNKAKTHALSLGITVEEEQERNTRLRRKLQPSKKLEEYYVMSTTGKCESMKSLKVKNFKSEVFYCCIDRFLQQLNERFSEKSKDLFKLFEIFDVTSNNFFNPNCPHLIFFTNHYSYFQFNESKMLSEFPSAKSLILKKNITNLNLSDIISCLKDFPVAFSETLKIISLVLTLPISTASNERFFSSLKRVKSYIRSTMGDERLSDLLVVSVEKEEANKINLNDAVDSFSKLKNRRYPLICFCHHLKPPPYQPKKKMSMLPGNDLDGLQKFWHQQQKS